The DNA region GCACGTCCGTCGCCAACATCGAACGCATCCGCAACGTCGCGCGCCATGTGCGGCGCGAGGTGGATGCGGGCTACGACGTCGCCGTCGTCGTTTCCGCCATGTCGGGCAAGACCAATGAGCTCGTGGCCTTGGCCAAGGAGGCTACGCGCGGCGGCAATGGCGGCCCGGTCTTCGACCAGCGCGAATACGACGCCGTGGTCGCCTCGGGGGAGCAGGTGTCCTCGGGCCTGCTGGCGCTGGTGCTGCAATGCGATGGGATCGCCGCGCGCTCCTGGCAAGGCTGGCAAGTGCCGATCTACACGGACGGCGCGCATGGCACGGCCCGCATCGATTCGATCGACGGGCAAGCCATCCTGCAAGGGTTCAAGGAGCGCCGCGAGGTCGCGGTGATCTCGGGCTTCCAGGGCATCGAGCCGAAGACCGGGCGCATCACCACGCTCGGCCGTGGCGGCTCGGATACGAGCGCGGTTGCGCTCGCGGCCGCCATCAAGGCCGATCGCTGCGACATCTACACCGATGTCGACGGCGTCTACACCACCGATCCGCGCGTCGTGCCGAAGGCGAAGCGGCTCGACCGCATCGCCTTCGAGGAGATGCTGGAATTGGCCTCGCTCGGCGCCAAAGTGCTGCAAGTGCGCTCGGTCGAGCTTGCCATGAATCACAAGGTCAAGACCTATGTGCGGTCGAGCTTCGATGATCCGGCGGATCCGAAGCCCGGCACGCTCATCTGCGACGAGGAGGACATCGTGGAACAGGAGATGGTCACCGGTATCGCGTTCTCGAAGGACGAGGCGCAGATCACCTTGCGGCGCGTGGCCGACAAGCCCGGCGTCGCCGCGGCGATCTTCACGCCACTTGCCGAAGCCAACATCAATGTCGACATGATCATCCAGGTCGTCTCCGACAACCAGCTCACGACCGACATCACCTTCACGGTTCCGGCCGCCGAATATGAGCGCGCCATGACCATTCTCGAAGGTGCGCGCGAGGTGATCGGCTATGGGCGGGTCGCGGGCGCGGCCGATGTGGTCAAGGTGTCGGTCGTCGGGGTCGGCATGCGCAGCCATGCGGGCGTCGCAGCCTCGGCCTTCAGGGCGCTCGCCCAACGCGGCATCAATATCCGTGCCATCACCACCTCCGAGATCAAATTCTCGGTGCTGATCGATGCCGCCTATACGGAGCTCGCCGTGCGCACCCTGCATTCGCTCTACGGCCTCGACAAGGCCTGAAGGCGAGCTCCCCGAAAGCTGGCCTCGTCCTGCGGCCGAAACGCTGATTCGCGCGGTCCCCGCCCGGGCCATAACGTCCAGGGCGGCCGAACGGCCCGCGCCGAGCCGGATTGGCGGGGCTTTTGCATTCCCCCCGAAGCCCCGCTAAAGCGCTCACCTGAAGACGGGTCCGCGGCGAAGGGGGGCCCAGGGCAGGTTCGGTCGAGCCGGAACTCCGGTCCGCGGCCGGGGCATGCCCAAGATGTTGAATCTGCGCGCCGCCTGGTCGTCAGGGTGGCTCCATGTGGCCGGAAGGCGCGCGAGGCGGGTGACTGAAGACGGCCGGCCTTGAACCGGCTCGGAAGGTAGCCAGACCATGCGGCCAACTCTCGGCGGACCTCGTCTGCTGCTGCGACGGTTGCGCGAATTGATGGCCGAGCCCATCGGTGCGCAGGCGCGCCTCGACAGGATTGTGAGCCTGATCGCAGCCAATGTGGTGGCCGAGGTCTGCTCGATCTATGTGACGCGCGATGACGGCGTGCTCGAGCTCTTCGCTTCCGAAGGCTTGGCGCACGAGGCCGTGCATGTCACCACGATGAACCCCGGCGAGGGCCTGGTGGGCCTCGTCGTCGAGGAAGCCAAGCCCGTCAACCTCGCCAATGCCAGGGCCCACCCGGCCTTCTCCTACAAGCCGGAGACGGGCGAGGAGATCTACCAATCCTTCCTCGGCGTGCCGATCCTTCGCCTCGGCAACGTGCTCGGCGTGCTGGTGGTGCAGAACCGTACCAGCCGGCTCTATTCCGAGGACGAGATCGAGGCGCTGCAGACGACCGCGATGGTGCTCGCCGAGACCATCGCCTCCGCCGACCTGCAGACCGCAGCCTCGCCCGGAACGGCGACGGCGGCGCGCCGGCCCCTGCGTCTCGAGGGCGCAGGCCTCAGCGACGGCGTCGGGCTCGGCCATGTGGTGCTGCACGACCCGCGCGTGGTGGTGAAGAACTTCGTCGCCGACGATCCGCAATCGGAGCTGACGCGGCTGCAGGCGGCCGTGGCGAGCGTGCGCGCCTCGATCGACAACCTGATCGAGCGCGGCGACATCACGCATCACGGCGAGCATCGCGACGTCCTCGAGACGGTGCGCATGTTGGTCCATGACGAGGGCTGGCAGCGTCGCATCCGCGAGACCATTACGTCTGGCCTCACCGCGGAGGCCGCGGTCGAGCGGGTGCAGTCCGACACGCGGGCCCGGATGATGCGCCAGACCGATCCCTATCTGCGCGAGCGGCTGCACGATATCGACGATCTCGCCAACCGCGTTCTCGCGGCGCTGGTCGACGGCGCGCACTCGACGCGCCACAAGGTGCTGCCCGAGAACGCCATCGTGGTGGCGCGCAATATGGGGCCCGCTGCCCTGCTCGACTATGATCGCTCGCGGCTGCGCGGCCTCGTGCTGGAGGAAGGCGGACCGTCGAGCCATGTGGCGATCGTGGCGCGCACGCTCGGCATTCCGGCGGTCGGCGAGGTCGAGGGCGTGGTCGGCCTCGCCGATAATGGCGATGCCATCATCATCGACGGCACGGGCGAGGTGCATCTGCGCCCGCAGCCCGATGTCGAGACGGCCTATCGCGAGAAGGCGAGGCTGCGCGCCCGCCGCCAGGAGCAATACCGCAAGCTCCGCGACGTCCCCTCGGTGACCAAGGACGGCATCGAGATCACGCTTGCGCTCAATGCCGGCCTGTCGGTCGATCTGCCGCATATCGAGGAGACCGGGGCGCACGGCATCGGGCTGTTCCGCACCGAGCTGCAATTCATGATCGCCGAGCGCCTGCCGACGACCGCGAAGCAGCGCCGCCTCTATGACGCCGTGCTGGACGCGGCAGGATCACTGCCGGTGGTGTTCCGCACCCTCGATATCGGCGGCGACAAGCTCTTGCCCTATCAGCGTGCCGTCGAGGAGGAGAACCCGGCGCTCGGCTGGCGGGCGATCCGCATCGGGCTCGACCGGCCAGGATTGCTGCGCTCGCAGGTGCGCGCCCTGCTTCAGGCTGCCGGAGGCCGCGACATCTCGATCATGTTCCCCATGGTTGCGACCGTCGAGGAGTTCGACCGGGCCCGCGAGATCGTGCTGCGGGAGCAGGATTATCTCGCCCGGCACGGCCATAAGCTGCCCCGCCATTGCCGACTCGGCACCATGATCGAGGCCCCGTCCCTGCTCTTCCAGCTCGAGGAGCTGATGTCGCGCGTCGATTTCGTCTCGGTCGGCTCCAACGATCTCCTGCAGTTCCTGTTCGCGGCGGACCGCGACAATCCGCGCGTTTCGGACCGCTTCGATCCGCTGTCGCCGCCGGCTTTGAGAGCGCTCATGCGCATCGCCGATCAGGCGAATGCCGCCGGCGTCCCGGCGACCGTGTGCGGGGAGATCGCCGGACGCCCCCTCGAAGCCATGGCGCTGATCGCGCTCGGCTATCGCTCCTTGTCGATGTCGCCGGCCTCGATCGGCCCGGTCAAAGCCATGGTGCTGTCGCTCGACATGGGCTCGCTGCGCCGCGCCATCCTGCCGCTCGTGCAGGAAATGGGCTGCAATCGCACGCTGCGCTCCGAGATCGCGGCGCTCGCCAAGGCCGGCGGCGTGACGATCGATCAGCGGTAGTGGGTGAGTAGTGAGCGGTGAGCAGGGAATAGTGAAAGCGCCCTCATCCGCCTCGCAAGGGCTCGGCACCTTCTCCCGTAAGGACGGGAGAAGGATGAGGCGCTCTACTCACCACTCACCACTCACCACTCACCACTCACTACTCACTACTCACTACTCACTACTCACTACTCACTCATCCGCCGCGCGGTTCTCTCCGATCGACAATGCGCAGATCCTCGAGAGATGGGTCAAGGGCAGGCCGGTCTCGGAAGCCCAATGGTTGAAGGCCGTCTGCGCAAGCGACAAATCGCTCTGGGAGATCGCGGTTTTGGAGATCGGCAATCCGGCGTCGCGCAGACAAGCGACGACGTCGGTGCTGAGCATGAACGTGTCGCGGCCGAGGAACCGCAAGAGATATTGCCCGGTCATCCCGCCGAGCCGGCCGCCACGCTTGCTCAACAGCTTCTGCAGGCCGATTTGGTCGCGCGCCGGCCAGTCGGCGAGGAAGCGCCCGGCGCTGCCATGCTCGGCTGCCAGATCGCGGACGAAACGGGCATTGGTCCGCACCGCCATGATCTTCGATCCGTTGCGCACGATTCTCGAATCAGCGGTCAACCGCTCCCAATGCTCATCCGGCGCGAAGGCCAGGAAGGCTGGATCGAAACCCGAGAAGGCAGCCTCGAAGCCTTCCCACTTCGCTTCGATCACCTGCCAGACGAAGCCCGCGCAGAAGACACGCCTCGTCATCTCCGCCAGGACATGCGCGTCGGGCATCGCGCGCAGCGCAGTGGAATCCGGGACCGGCGGAAGCGCCGCCGCAAGGGCGGCGGCGCCGCCTTTGCGGACTTCGGCTCGCGCCTTGATGGTCGCGAATGCGATCAACTTCGTGTTCATGGCGCCAGGATAATTGGGCGAATGGCGAATAGCGAGTAGCGAGTAGCGAACAGGAAGAGGAGCCCAAGGCTAGCCGCCGCTCCCTCCATTCGCTACTCGCTACTCGCTACTCGCTACTCGCTACTCGCTACTCGCTACTCGCTACTCGCTACTCGCTATTCGCCCCTCACCACTCGCCACTCGCCATTCCCGCTCCTATATTCGCCACGCAATGAAGCTTCCTGCCGCCAAACTCGACGCCATCCTGACGCGCCATGCCGCGCTCGTCTTCCGTCTCGCGGA from Rhizobiales bacterium GAS188 includes:
- a CDS encoding DNA-3-methyladenine glycosylase I produces the protein MNTKLIAFATIKARAEVRKGGAAALAAALPPVPDSTALRAMPDAHVLAEMTRRVFCAGFVWQVIEAKWEGFEAAFSGFDPAFLAFAPDEHWERLTADSRIVRNGSKIMAVRTNARFVRDLAAEHGSAGRFLADWPARDQIGLQKLLSKRGGRLGGMTGQYLLRFLGRDTFMLSTDVVACLRDAGLPISKTAISQSDLSLAQTAFNHWASETGLPLTHLSRICALSIGENRAADE
- a CDS encoding phosphotransferase system, enzyme I, PtsP: MRPTLGGPRLLLRRLRELMAEPIGAQARLDRIVSLIAANVVAEVCSIYVTRDDGVLELFASEGLAHEAVHVTTMNPGEGLVGLVVEEAKPVNLANARAHPAFSYKPETGEEIYQSFLGVPILRLGNVLGVLVVQNRTSRLYSEDEIEALQTTAMVLAETIASADLQTAASPGTATAARRPLRLEGAGLSDGVGLGHVVLHDPRVVVKNFVADDPQSELTRLQAAVASVRASIDNLIERGDITHHGEHRDVLETVRMLVHDEGWQRRIRETITSGLTAEAAVERVQSDTRARMMRQTDPYLRERLHDIDDLANRVLAALVDGAHSTRHKVLPENAIVVARNMGPAALLDYDRSRLRGLVLEEGGPSSHVAIVARTLGIPAVGEVEGVVGLADNGDAIIIDGTGEVHLRPQPDVETAYREKARLRARRQEQYRKLRDVPSVTKDGIEITLALNAGLSVDLPHIEETGAHGIGLFRTELQFMIAERLPTTAKQRRLYDAVLDAAGSLPVVFRTLDIGGDKLLPYQRAVEEENPALGWRAIRIGLDRPGLLRSQVRALLQAAGGRDISIMFPMVATVEEFDRAREIVLREQDYLARHGHKLPRHCRLGTMIEAPSLLFQLEELMSRVDFVSVGSNDLLQFLFAADRDNPRVSDRFDPLSPPALRALMRIADQANAAGVPATVCGEIAGRPLEAMALIALGYRSLSMSPASIGPVKAMVLSLDMGSLRRAILPLVQEMGCNRTLRSEIAALAKAGGVTIDQR
- a CDS encoding aspartate kinase, whose amino-acid sequence is MASSLSKADFDPSHHMPCLVMKFGGTSVANIERIRNVARHVRREVDAGYDVAVVVSAMSGKTNELVALAKEATRGGNGGPVFDQREYDAVVASGEQVSSGLLALVLQCDGIAARSWQGWQVPIYTDGAHGTARIDSIDGQAILQGFKERREVAVISGFQGIEPKTGRITTLGRGGSDTSAVALAAAIKADRCDIYTDVDGVYTTDPRVVPKAKRLDRIAFEEMLELASLGAKVLQVRSVELAMNHKVKTYVRSSFDDPADPKPGTLICDEEDIVEQEMVTGIAFSKDEAQITLRRVADKPGVAAAIFTPLAEANINVDMIIQVVSDNQLTTDITFTVPAAEYERAMTILEGAREVIGYGRVAGAADVVKVSVVGVGMRSHAGVAASAFRALAQRGINIRAITTSEIKFSVLIDAAYTELAVRTLHSLYGLDKA